The genomic stretch TCACAATTCCAAAGCCAGCTTTGTCCGCCCTGAAGGCCCAGCCCTGCAAGACGTGTAGCTCACTTCTGAAGGACATTCTGCACCTGGCTGAGCACAATGGAACACACCCTGAGCAAGGGCTGTACACATGTGCAGCAGAGCATGACCTGCACCAAAAGGAGCAGATTAGAGAGAAGTTCACCAGAAGTGATGAGTGGAGGCCTTCATTTGTGAACCACAGTGCTCACGTGGGAGAGAGGAACTTCACATGCACGCAGGGTGGCAAGGATTTTACTGCCAGCTCAGACCTTCTCCAGCAACAGGTCTTAAACAGTGGGTGGAAGCTATACAGGGATACCCAGGATGGGGAAGCCTTTCAAGGTGAACAGAATGATTTCAACTCCAGCCAAGGTGGGAAAGACTTTTGCCACCAACATGGGCTGTTTGAGCACCAAAAAACCCATAATGGGGAGAGGCCTTATGAGTTCAGTGAATGTGGGGAATTGTTTAGGTACAACTCCAACCTTATTAAATATCAGCAAAATCATGCTGGAGAAAGGCCTTATGAGGGCACTGAATATGGAAAGACCTTTATTAGAAAGTCCAACCTAGTTCAGCACCAGAAAATTCACAGTGAAGGCTTTCTTTCAAAAAGGTCTGACCCTATTGAACATCAGGAGATTCTCAGTAGACCAACACCTTATGAATGCACCCAGTGTGGGAAGGCCTTTCTTACACAGGCTCATCTGGTTGGTCACCAGAAAACCCATACTGGAGAACAGCCCTATGAATGCAACAAGTGTGGAAAGTTTTTTATGTATAACTCCAAACTCATCAGACATCAGAAAGTTCACACTGGGGAGAGGCGTTACgagtgcagtgaatgtgggaaatTGTTTATGGACAGCTTCACACTCGGTAGACATCAGAGAGTTCATACTGGAGAAAGGCCTTTTGAATGCAGCATATGTGGAAAATTCTTTAGTCACCGCTCCACACTCAATATGCACCAGAGAGTTCATACTGGCAAAAGGCCTTATAAGTGTAgcgaatgtgggaaagcctttagccTCAAACATAATGTTGTTCAGCATCtgaaaattcatactggagaacGGCCTTATGAGTGCACTGAATGTGAGAAGGCCTTTGTTAGAAAGTCCCACCTAGTTCAGCACCAGAAAATCCACACTGATGCATTTTCAAAAAGGTCTGACCTCATTCAACACAAGAGGATTGACATTAGGCCAAGGCCTTATACATGTAGtgaatgtgggaaggccttccTTACACAGGCTCATCTGGTTGGTCACCAGAAAATCCATACTGGAGAACGGCCTTATGAATGCACTCAATGTGCGAAGGCCTTTGTTAGAAAGTCCCACCTAGTTCAGCACGGGAAAATCCACACTGATGCATTTTCAAAAAGGTCTGACCTCATTCAACACAAGAGGACTGACCTCAGGCCAAGGCCTTATGTGTGTAGtgaatgtgggaaggccttccTTACACAGGCTCATCTAGATGGTCACCAGAAAATCCAGACTGGAGAACGGCGTTATGAatgcaatgaatgtgggaaaTTCTTTCTGGACAGCTACAAACTTGTTATtcatcagagaattcacactggagaaaagccTTATAAATGCAGCAAATGTGGGAAATTCTTTAGATATCGCTGTACACTGAGTAGACATCAGAaagttcacactggagaaagacCTTATGAGTGTAGTGAATGTGGgaaattttttagagatagctacAAACTCGTTATTCATCAGAgagttcatactggagaaaagCCTTATGAATGCAGCAACTGTGGGAAGTTTCTTAGATACCGCTCTACATTCATTAAACATCATAAAGTTTGCACTGGGGAGAAGCCTCATGAGTGCAGTAAATGTAGGGAATTGTTTAGGACTAAATCGAGCCTTATTATACATCAGCAGTCTCACACTGGAGAAAGGTCTTATGAGTGTGGTGAATGCAGCAAAGTGTTTAAATACAACTCCAGCCTCATtaaacatcagagaattcacactggaaaAAGGCCTTAGTGGAGTGAATGCAGGAAAGTCACCAAAACTGTCACCTCATTCAGCACCACAAGGTTCACATCAGAGAAAGAAccaattaatatatgtaaatctaATGTTGAAAGAGTTCAGATGGAAATCTGCGAGGATTTCCTGCTGGGAACtacattaaaaacatttatgtccaggcgcggtggctcacgcctgtcatcccagcactttgggaggcagaggtgggtggatcacctgaggtcaggagtttgagaccagcctggccaacatggtgaaaccccatctctactaaaaatacaaaaattagctgggcgtggtggcgggtgcctgtaatcccaactactcaggaggctgaggcaggagaatcacttgaacccaggcaacagaggttacagtgagctgagatcacaccactgcactccagcctgggtgacagggcgagactctgtctcaaaaagaaaaaaattataattgtggCAAATTACAGGTAACTTAAAATCTACCATCTTAACCCATATTTAACTGTActgttcagtagtgttaagtcaTTCGCATTGTTGTCAATTAATATCCAGAAGTTTTTTCAACTTAATGAAACTAAAACATTATACCCTTTAAACCAGGGGTCCACAACCCCCAGGCTGCAaactggtaccagtctgtggcctgttaggaaccgggccagcATCACTACCTGAGcttcacctcctgtcagatcagcagcattagattctcatagcagcctgagccctattgtgaactgtgcctgtgagggatctaggttgtgtgctccttaggagaatctaactaatacctgatgatctgaggtggaacagttttattCTGAAACTGTCCGCCCCCTCCTCTGTCCCTGATGCGTGGAAAAATTggcttccatgaaaccagtccctggtgccaaaaaggttggggaccgctgctttAAACCACTCCTCTTCCTCATTCCCTACGCCAACCAGCCCCTGACAATACTACTGTATGAATTTTACTATAAATATCTCATATGAGGAAACTTAAGTTTTAGTCTTTTGTGACTTATTTTGAGGCTTATTTCCcttaatgtcttcaaggtttatccatgttgtagcatagcttatgattttcatcttttttaaaggCCGAATAAAATCCCATTGTAGTCATGTGTCGCCTAACAAGAGGACTGTGTTCTGAGTAATCATCTtaaggtgattttgtcattgtgtgaacaaagagtgtacttacacaaacctgaaGGGCACAGCCTATTACGCATCTAGGCTATATGATATGGTCCATTGCGCCTCAGATATAAATCTTAACAGCATGTTACAGTATTGAATATTGTAGGTATTTGAAACACAATGATAAGTaagtgtgtatctaaacatatctaagtTTCCAAAAGGTACTgtaaaaatgtatgaaaaatggTAAAAACTTTATAGGGCACTAACATGAACGAAGCTTGCGGGACCCCTCTGGTTGAGTCAGGGAGTGAgttgtgagtgaatgtgaagctctaggacattactgtactcTATTGTAGATGTTATAAAcattgtacacttaggctactctaaattaat from Pan paniscus chromosome 20, NHGRI_mPanPan1-v2.0_pri, whole genome shotgun sequence encodes the following:
- the ZNF749 gene encoding zinc finger protein 749, with product MEDQFIMVSHVASDVPPFGTCCASENLKRQVSEIFLRLVLDCSPGKSGYLQFKSQQSPSTSLRAQELHFLTLLQEPPAFFRKVRAPCIRVPELWVGTEVKERKNARSGVPSTQRLECGSAESAAGAPASVSVQVTAVPAPLFRGWTGGGRADEPDRGCWHGAKDEEVPSKQCVSVRVLQVTIPKPALSALKAQPCKTCSSLLKDILHLAEHNGTHPEQGLYTCAAEHDLHQKEQIREKFTRSDEWRPSFVNHSAHVGERNFTCTQGGKDFTASSDLLQQQVLNSGWKLYRDTQDGEAFQGEQNDFNSSQGGKDFCHQHGLFEHQKTHNGERPYEFSECGELFRYNSNLIKYQQNHAGERPYEGTEYGKTFIRKSNLVQHQKIHSEGFLSKRSDPIEHQEILSRPTPYECTQCGKAFLTQAHLVGHQKTHTGEQPYECNKCGKFFMYNSKLIRHQKVHTGERRYECSECGKLFMDSFTLGRHQRVHTGERPFECSICGKFFSHRSTLNMHQRVHTGKRPYKCSECGKAFSLKHNVVQHLKIHTGERPYECTECEKAFVRKSHLVQHQKIHTDAFSKRSDLIQHKRIDIRPRPYTCSECGKAFLTQAHLVGHQKIHTGERPYECTQCAKAFVRKSHLVQHGKIHTDAFSKRSDLIQHKRTDLRPRPYVCSECGKAFLTQAHLDGHQKIQTGERRYECNECGKFFLDSYKLVIHQRIHTGEKPYKCSKCGKFFRYRCTLSRHQKVHTGERPYECSECGKFFRDSYKLVIHQRVHTGEKPYECSNCGKFLRYRSTFIKHHKVCTGEKPHECSKCRELFRTKSSLIIHQQSHTGERSYECGECSKVFKYNSSLIKHQRIHTGKRP